The Hemiscyllium ocellatum isolate sHemOce1 chromosome 14, sHemOce1.pat.X.cur, whole genome shotgun sequence genome includes a region encoding these proteins:
- the tada3l gene encoding transcriptional adapter 3 isoform X1, with product MIVTVTTYRHYSLLHCRLKTQVVCVLVTGHLNKKKDLLFHSWNLVVKARGAGPLLTSRLAKDIRQTFYVLKMSELKDCPLQFHDFKPVDHVKMCPRYAAVLSRSEDDGIGIEELDTLQLELETLLSSASRRLRILEAETQILTDWQDKKGDKRLLKFGKEHEHGTPQKHGKPKKQKIDGKGSHGTGPGPGRPKSKNLQPKIQEYEFTDDPLDVPRIPKNDAPNRFWASVEPYCADITNEEIRVLEDLLKPPEDEAEYYKIPPLGKHYSQRWAQEDLLEEQKEGARAAAAAEKKKGMLGALTELDSKDVDALLKKEQHDQPEDGSPFGPLTQRLLQALVEENIISPMEDSPIPEMTGKDVGTDGASTSPRSQNKAFSVPHTKSLEARIKEELIAQGLLDSEDRPTEDSEDEVLAELRKRQAELKAISTHNRAKKQELLRLAKEELKKQELRQRVRIADNEVMDAFRKIMAARQKKRTPTKKEKDQAWKALKERESILKLLDS from the exons ATGATTGTTACCGTAACTACCTACAGGCACTACTCCTTATTGCATTGTAGACTGAAAACACAGGTAGTTTGTGTCTTGGTCACTGGGcacctgaacaaaaaaaaagacctttTATTTCACAGTTGGAATCTAGTGGTTAAAGCAAGAGGAGCAGGTCCATTGCTGACTTCAAGACTAGCAAAAG ATATTAGACAAACTTTCTACGTGCTCAAGATGAGTGAACTAAAAGACTGCCCACTGCAGTTCCATGATTTTAAGCCAGTAGATCACGTGAAGATGTGTCCCCGCTATGCAGCTGTGCTCTCACGCTCTGAGGATGATGGAATTGGAATCGAGGAGCTGGACACATTACAGCTGGAGCTGGAAACACTCTTGAGCTCAGCGAGTCGGCGACTGCGCATACTAGAGGCAGAAACACAG ATCCTCACAGACTGGCAAGATAAGAAAGGAGATAAGAGGTTGTTAAAATTTGGGAAGGAACATGAGCATGGAACACCACAGAAACACGGAAAACCCAAAAAGCAGAAAATCGATGGAAAAGGCAGTCATGGAACTGGACCTGGTCCTGGACGCCCGAAGTCAAAAAACCTACAGCCTAAAATTCAAGAATATGAATTTACAGATGATCCCTTGGATGTTCCCAGAATTCCAAAGAATGATGCCCCCAACAG GTTCTGGGCATCAGTGGAACCATACTGCGCTGACATCACCAATGAGGAGATCCGTGTCCTTGAGGATCTACTGAAACCCCCTGAAGATGAGGCAGAGTATTACAAG ATCCCCCCTCTGGGGAAACATTATTCCCAGCGTTGGGCACAGGAGGACCTTCTAGAGGAGCAGAAGGAAGGTGCCCGTGCTGCAGCTGCAGCAGAGAAGAAGAAAGGCATGCTCGGAGCTTTGACTGAACTTGACTCAAAAG atgtggatgctttgctGAAGAAAGAGCAGCACGATCAGCCTGAAGATGGATCGCCTTTTGGGCCCCTCACTCAGAGATTACTCCAGGCTTTGGTGGAG GAGAACATCATTTCACCAATGGAAGATTCTCCCATACCAGAGATGACTGGGAAAGATGTTGGTACTGATGGAGCGAGCACCTCCCCTCGAAGTCAGAATAAGGCCTTCAG TGTACCTCACACAAAGTCTCTAGAAGCACGAATTAAGGAGGAACTAATTGCTCAAGGTCTGCTAGACTCTGAGGACCGACCTACTGAAGACTCTGAAGATGAAGTTCTGGCAGAACTCCGCAAGCGGCAGGCTGAGTTGAAAGCCATCAGTACACACAATCGAGCAAAGAAACAGGAACTTCTCAG gctTGCCAAAGAGGAGTTAAAAAAACAGGAGCTACGGCAGCGAGTGAGAATAGCGGACAATGAAGTAATGGATGCTTTCCGAAAGATCATGGCAGCACGTCAGAAGAAACGCACACCtacaaagaaagaaaaggatCAAGCGTGGAAGGcactgaaggagagagagagcatcCTAAAGCTGTTGGACAGTTAA
- the tada3l gene encoding transcriptional adapter 3 isoform X2, whose product MSELKDCPLQFHDFKPVDHVKMCPRYAAVLSRSEDDGIGIEELDTLQLELETLLSSASRRLRILEAETQILTDWQDKKGDKRLLKFGKEHEHGTPQKHGKPKKQKIDGKGSHGTGPGPGRPKSKNLQPKIQEYEFTDDPLDVPRIPKNDAPNRFWASVEPYCADITNEEIRVLEDLLKPPEDEAEYYKIPPLGKHYSQRWAQEDLLEEQKEGARAAAAAEKKKGMLGALTELDSKDVDALLKKEQHDQPEDGSPFGPLTQRLLQALVEENIISPMEDSPIPEMTGKDVGTDGASTSPRSQNKAFSVPHTKSLEARIKEELIAQGLLDSEDRPTEDSEDEVLAELRKRQAELKAISTHNRAKKQELLRLAKEELKKQELRQRVRIADNEVMDAFRKIMAARQKKRTPTKKEKDQAWKALKERESILKLLDS is encoded by the exons ATGAGTGAACTAAAAGACTGCCCACTGCAGTTCCATGATTTTAAGCCAGTAGATCACGTGAAGATGTGTCCCCGCTATGCAGCTGTGCTCTCACGCTCTGAGGATGATGGAATTGGAATCGAGGAGCTGGACACATTACAGCTGGAGCTGGAAACACTCTTGAGCTCAGCGAGTCGGCGACTGCGCATACTAGAGGCAGAAACACAG ATCCTCACAGACTGGCAAGATAAGAAAGGAGATAAGAGGTTGTTAAAATTTGGGAAGGAACATGAGCATGGAACACCACAGAAACACGGAAAACCCAAAAAGCAGAAAATCGATGGAAAAGGCAGTCATGGAACTGGACCTGGTCCTGGACGCCCGAAGTCAAAAAACCTACAGCCTAAAATTCAAGAATATGAATTTACAGATGATCCCTTGGATGTTCCCAGAATTCCAAAGAATGATGCCCCCAACAG GTTCTGGGCATCAGTGGAACCATACTGCGCTGACATCACCAATGAGGAGATCCGTGTCCTTGAGGATCTACTGAAACCCCCTGAAGATGAGGCAGAGTATTACAAG ATCCCCCCTCTGGGGAAACATTATTCCCAGCGTTGGGCACAGGAGGACCTTCTAGAGGAGCAGAAGGAAGGTGCCCGTGCTGCAGCTGCAGCAGAGAAGAAGAAAGGCATGCTCGGAGCTTTGACTGAACTTGACTCAAAAG atgtggatgctttgctGAAGAAAGAGCAGCACGATCAGCCTGAAGATGGATCGCCTTTTGGGCCCCTCACTCAGAGATTACTCCAGGCTTTGGTGGAG GAGAACATCATTTCACCAATGGAAGATTCTCCCATACCAGAGATGACTGGGAAAGATGTTGGTACTGATGGAGCGAGCACCTCCCCTCGAAGTCAGAATAAGGCCTTCAG TGTACCTCACACAAAGTCTCTAGAAGCACGAATTAAGGAGGAACTAATTGCTCAAGGTCTGCTAGACTCTGAGGACCGACCTACTGAAGACTCTGAAGATGAAGTTCTGGCAGAACTCCGCAAGCGGCAGGCTGAGTTGAAAGCCATCAGTACACACAATCGAGCAAAGAAACAGGAACTTCTCAG gctTGCCAAAGAGGAGTTAAAAAAACAGGAGCTACGGCAGCGAGTGAGAATAGCGGACAATGAAGTAATGGATGCTTTCCGAAAGATCATGGCAGCACGTCAGAAGAAACGCACACCtacaaagaaagaaaaggatCAAGCGTGGAAGGcactgaaggagagagagagcatcCTAAAGCTGTTGGACAGTTAA